The following proteins are encoded in a genomic region of Cryptomeria japonica chromosome 11, Sugi_1.0, whole genome shotgun sequence:
- the LOC131077735 gene encoding nod factor hydrolase protein 1 yields the protein MEYSQYMRIVFLALCLFYCSAEAASCASSIVKAAYWPSSTASFMPPASINASLYSHILYAFADMNEQTFQVEEQDLMGEFTTTVQQKNPCVKTLISIGGGGSNSTAFALMATNPIRRAVFIKSAIALARRHAFHGLDLDWEFPSNTTEMENLGKLFSEWRHAINLESRSSGRPPLLLSAAVYYAHSFVVYGEHRSYPSASIAENLDWVNVMCFDYHGSWDTSATGAHAALYDSSSNISTSYGISSWVESGIPPEKVVMGMPLYGKSWVLNSQNQTGIGAPAVAAGPKQNLSDESGIMFYSEITDFIRDNNATEVFDTESVSAYCYAGELWVGYDNQDSVAAKVKFAKQKGLLGYFFWAISQDSNWMLSTTASLSWNN from the exons ATGGAGTACTCACAGTACATGCGAATTGTATTTTTGGCACTATGTTTATTCTACTGTTCAGCAGAGGCAGCAAGTTGTGCTTCATCAATTGTTAAGGCTGCGTATTGGCCGTCTTCCACCGCCTCATTCATGCCGCCCGCCTCCATCAACGCATCCCTCTACTCTCACATCCTTTACGCCTTTGCAGACATGAACGAACAGACATTCCAGGTGGAGGAGCAGGACCTGATGGGTGAATTCACCACAACAGTGCAACAGAAGAACCCATGCGTAAAGACGCTCATCTCCATCGGAGGCGGGGGATCCAACTCCACTGCCTTTGCTCTCATGGCAACCAATCCCATCCGGCGTGCAGTCTTCATAAAATCAGCAATCGCCCTCGCCAGACGCCACGCCTTTCACGGTCTCGATCTCGATTGGGAGTTTCCCAGCAACACTACGGAAATGGAGAATTTGGGCAAATTGTTCTCCGAGTGGAGACACGCCATAAATTTAGAGAGCAGATCGTCGGGCCGCCCTCCGCTTCTCCTGAGCGCAGCAGTGTATTATGCACACAGCTTTGTCGTATACGGCGAGCACAGAAGCTACCCATCGGCCTCCATTGCCGAAAACCTCGACTGGGTAAACGTGATGTGCTTCGACTATCACGGCTCATGGGACACTTCCGCTACAGGAGCCCACGCAGCGCTTTATGACAGCAGCTCCAACATTTCCACCAGTTATGGGATTTCATCTTGGGTCGAGTCCGGAATACCGCCGGAGAAAGTTGTAATGGGGATGCCGCTTTACGGGAAATCGTGGGTGCTCAATTCGCAAAACCAGACGGGCATAGGAGCTCCCGCTGTGGCGGCTGGTCCCAAGCAAAATCTCAGCGACGAAAGCGGTATTATGTTTTACTCGGAGATCACAGACTTCATACGGGACAATAATGCGACCGAGGTGTTCGATACTGAAAGTGTCTCAGCTTACTGCTATGCGGGAGAGTTATGGGTGGGTTACGATAACCAGGACTCGGTGGCTGCCAAGGTTAAATTCGCTAAGCAGAAGGGCCTTTTGGGATACTTTTTCTGGGCTATTAGTCAAGACAGTAACTGGATGTTGTCCACCACAG CATCTCTGTCGTGGAACAATTGA